From Flavobacterium alkalisoli, the proteins below share one genomic window:
- a CDS encoding peptidylprolyl isomerase, which yields MKPMTSLFLSLVALLFSCKNTDAVATDPKLGDGLYAEITTNKGKILLQLEYEKTPLTVANFVSLAEGTNEMVVGDRKGKPFYDGLKFHRVIKSFMIQTGDPNGNGSGGPGYKFPDEITDLKHDKEGILSMANAGANTNGSQFFITHKATPHLDGIHTVFGHVIEGQDVVNLIENGDDMISVKIIRVGKEAKKFKADKVFKEYYEKAAEEQKKKAEELAKAKTDMAAYISELKTTGTKTASGLVYKILEKGSGQKPLPGSEVYLDYSGFLENGTLFDSSDVETAKKFGNYIPQKDAAGAYAPIPFQTGKKTGMIPGFIEAIEQMNIGDKLIAYIPSHLAYGERGAGGVIPPNANITFEIKLLDKMPEKK from the coding sequence ATGAAACCAATGACAAGTTTATTCTTAAGCCTTGTTGCTTTACTTTTTTCTTGCAAAAATACCGATGCTGTCGCTACAGACCCTAAACTGGGAGACGGCCTATATGCTGAAATTACAACCAATAAAGGTAAAATCCTTTTACAGCTTGAGTATGAAAAAACTCCGCTTACGGTAGCCAACTTTGTTTCTCTTGCAGAGGGAACAAATGAAATGGTAGTAGGTGACAGAAAAGGAAAACCTTTTTATGACGGTTTAAAGTTTCACCGTGTTATTAAAAGCTTCATGATCCAGACGGGAGATCCTAACGGAAACGGTTCTGGCGGACCGGGATACAAATTCCCTGATGAGATTACAGATCTTAAACACGATAAAGAAGGTATCCTGTCTATGGCTAACGCCGGTGCTAACACAAACGGAAGCCAGTTCTTTATTACACATAAAGCTACACCTCACTTAGATGGTATACATACTGTTTTTGGCCACGTTATTGAAGGCCAGGATGTGGTAAACCTAATTGAGAACGGTGACGATATGATTAGCGTAAAAATTATACGCGTTGGTAAAGAAGCTAAGAAATTCAAGGCTGATAAAGTTTTCAAGGAGTACTATGAAAAAGCTGCTGAAGAGCAGAAAAAGAAAGCTGAAGAACTTGCTAAAGCCAAAACAGATATGGCTGCTTACATAAGCGAACTTAAAACTACAGGTACTAAAACTGCTTCAGGGCTTGTTTACAAAATTTTAGAGAAAGGTTCTGGACAAAAACCGCTACCTGGATCTGAAGTATATTTAGATTACAGTGGCTTCCTTGAAAACGGAACCCTGTTTGATTCAAGCGACGTGGAAACTGCTAAAAAGTTTGGTAACTACATCCCTCAAAAAGATGCTGCAGGTGCTTATGCTCCAATACCTTTCCAAACAGGTAAGAAAACAGGTATGATTCCTGGATTTATTGAAGCTATTGAGCAAATGAATATAGGCGATAAACTTATAGCTTACATCCCTTCACACCTTGCTTATGGTGAAAGAGGTGCAGGTGGTGTTATCCCTCCAAATGCTAATATTACATTTGAGATAAAATTACTTGACAAAATGCCTGAAAAGAAATAA